In Desulfobacter hydrogenophilus, the genomic stretch GATCCTTGGGGCTAAGGCCCATGCCGATTACATGAACCGGTTTATTCATGGCTTTTTTCCTCTCATCGAAATCAAAGGCAATGTACCTTTCTAAATCATAAATAACGGCTCTGAACCGACACGGTACCGGGCAAAATTTTTCGGCAGAACTTTGAGTCTCTGGCTGCAACCTAAGGACCACAGATTAAATAACTTGAACGAAATAGCTTGCCTTTTGGCCCATCTACTTTGTTGCATCAAAGGTCCAATAGGCCTGCTATTCAAGCTTTAATGCACCTTGTAGATGAACCAAAATTCGGCGTTATTTCTGCCCAACTTATTTAATCTGCGGTCCTAAAAGTAAAAATCTTTTTTCATCAATAGAATGATCCGGAGAATAATCCGGATCATCATCGCCCCCAATAATTAAGATGCGTCTACGACTCCGACGTCTAATCCCAAAAAAGAGTGCTGTCGCATTACCTCATAACTGATGATGGCAACAGTGTTGGCTATATTTAAAGACCTGGAGCCGGAAGACATGGGTACCCTGACGCAGGAATTCACATTCTCCTTTAGCATTTTTTCAGGTAACCCCACGGACTCTTTTCCAAAAATAAGATAAATATTATCTGAATAACAGAACCGGTCACATGGTATTGTTGCTTTCTTTGAAAGAAATACTTTCTGTCCCTGGGGATTTCGGACAAGAAAATCAGTATAGTTTATGTATGATTTAACATTGAGTTCTTTCCAATAATCAAGTCCGGCACGCTTTAAATATTTATCCTCAATGGAGAACCCCAATGGTTCTATCAGGTGCAGGCAAGCGCCCATGGCATTGCAAGTTCTACCAATATTTCCGGTGTTCTGAGGTATTTCAGGCTCCAATAATACAATATTCAATTTAATCATTTATGAGTCCGTTTAAAAAAATGGCAATTAAGGCAGTATACAAAAAAAGCCGGCTATAATCTATTGAATGTCGCACCCCTGACCCACCACCAAGGAGTCACCCCAAAAATACCGTCCGGCTATTCTGCCAGCTTTTTAACCCCCATTGTTCGGATAAGTTCATTAATATTGGTTGTTTTCAAATTCATTCCACCTTCGGACACCGGTAGCAGAATCAATTTTTTGCCCTGGAGGGCTTCGGCAATTTTCAATTTGACCAAAGCTTCCCCCCCGGCACTGGCCATGGCGTTGTTCATTTCTTGAATACCCTTGGCTTGGGCCTCCCCTTCCGCCTTAATGGCCTGGGCAAGCAACTGCTGTTTTTCATGATAGACATCTGCCTCAATTTTGGATTTCATGAACTCTCCGTCCACATCGGCGATCATCCCGTTAACTTCACCCCGGGCCTCTTCGAGTTTACGGATGTACTCTTCCTGGGCTGCATGCTGGGCAGACTTGTTCTTTTCAACCAGCTGGTCAGCCACCTTTTTATCCTCAATGGCTTTCTGGTATTTGGGATTAAAGCGGTAATCCTTAGTCAGCACCTTTTCAATAACAATGCCCATGGGGTTGAACATCTTTTGCAGATATTCTTTTGTTTTCCTGGCCTGGTCACCCCTGCTTGCCGCAACGTAAAATTCTTCTGTTGTCAGTTCACCGAAAATGTCCCGGGGTTTGCTTCGGGCAATCGTGCGCACGATTCTTTGTCGAAGATCCATGTCGTCTTTTGCCACATTCTGCAGGATATAGGGGGCCTTTGCAGGATCAATTTTATATACAATAATGACATCAAGACTGATGTCGTTGCCGTCGATGGTTTTAAACAGCAGGTCGTCTCGGTTTCTTCTGTCATCTTTATTGGCGTCATAGGTCATTTCAAGGTTTTGAAGCTTGGTATCAAAGGTATGCCAGTCATTGATAAAGGGCATAAAAAAGTAGGTGGAACCCGGGGCATAATATTTTTCTTCTACCCCTTTTTTTCCCAAAAATGAGAACTTTATTGTTCTGACACCCACCTCTGTGCTGTCTGTTGAATGGGGAACGCAACCGGCCAGCATAACCATAACGGCCAGCAAAAGAATCAATTTCTTCATCTGTCACCTCCTTTACTGCGGACATCAAAAAGTTCCAGGGCATTATTCAAGTCAAGGGGGTTGACCCCGGAGGGGCCGTCACTGGGAAGAATGACAACATCTATTCCTTTATACACCTCGGCCATTTTCAGCCCGACCATCCGTTCAGCCCCTTTCCCCTGCAGTGCTTCATTTTTCAAACGGATTTGTTCCGCTTCCGCCAGTTTTACAAGAAGATCCGCTTCTGCCACTTTCTTTCTGTAATACAAATCTTTTTCAGCCTGTTTTCTGGTGACATAGGCTTTTCCCTTTTCAATCTCAACAGAGACACGCACCTTGCCTTCCTGTTCAATTTTGGTCAGTTTAGCGCCCTCAATGGCCGCCCTGGCCTCTGCCTGATTCTTAAAAACAAGCTGATCTTTAAGTTTTTTTTCTTCAATATTTTTCTGAATTTCATCACTGTACTGAAAATAACGAACCAGGACATGCTCGACAAAAATACCCTTATCTTTGAGTTCTTCATTTAACTCCTGTTTTGCCGCCAGGGCCTTTTCAACTCTCATGGGGCTGTTAAAAAACTCTTCGGTGGTCAGCTTTCCCATATTGTTTTTAAGGGCAGGCTCTGTCTTCGGGATAATGCCGTTGTCTTCAAACAGCCGGCCAGGACCAATGTCGGTAAACACCTTGTAGGGGTCACTGATGCGATAAATTATGGAGACATCCATATCCACAAAAAATCCGTCAGAGGTCTGGATATGGGCAGCCTTTTCTATTCTGGTATCATAGGCGGCTGACTGGGTAGAGTTGGTCAACTCCAGAACCTGCAATGCCCTTGGCAGTTTATGCATTTCCTGAATACCAAAGGGAAGCACCAGGTAAAGGCCTGTTTCATAGACCTTTTTTTGCACGCCACGGTGAAAACCGATTTTATTGACCTTTATGCCGTATTCATAGGGCCGGATATATTCCAGAAACGATCCATATGCCAGACCGACAAGTATCACCAGGACCATAAGGATCTTAATGGTGCGCGGAATTTTAAAATTGGACTTTGGCAACCTGACTTTTTTCATTAATTCCGAGGTTGGATGAATTTGCTTAGGGGGCTTTTCTTCCCAATTTTCCTGTGTCTCCATGGCATTTCCTTAATTTGAGTTATATTCATTAACGACTTTTTTTCATCCTATGAGAATCAAAGGCAATGGTTCCTTCGAAATCATAAATAACGACCCTGAACCGGCACGGTGCAGGGCAAAATTTTTCGGCAGACCGGATCATGGCTGCCCCTACTTTTTCCAGCACATCCGGGTAACCGGGCCAGAGCATTCCAAAGGCATGCCGGGCCGTGTTGGCGCTTGCAACCTCCCGGGCCAGGGTCTTGTTGCCGGTTTCGTCGCTGACCACATCCGCCAGCCAGTCCATGGTTAGATCCGCCTTCGCGGCATGGGTATGGACAAACCCCTGGGCTATTTTCAGGGCTTTGCCGAAAAATACGGCCAGGGTGGCATTGGGAATTTTATTTTCAGCAAGGCTTTCCATGGACATACCGAAAAAATCCCCAATCTGTATAAAGGCCTCTGGGTGTAAATTGTACAAATCGGTAAAAAAGATTTGGGAAAAACGTTCGGATCGCCGTCCTGTGGTCAAAACCACATGGTCGCACCCACACGCCCGGGCCACGGACATGGCCGACCGGATGGTGGCGGTGTAAGCCTCGTGGGACAACGGCTTTACAAGTCCTGTGGTGCCCAGAATGGACAAGCCCCCTTCTATGCCCAGCCGGCGGTTCAAAGTTCTTTCGGCCAGAACTTCGCCGTTCTCCACAAAAATTTCAGCGCTCACCCCGGCATGGTTGTAATACCGGGTAAGCATTTGCAAGGCGGATTCACGGATCATCTTCCGGGGACCGGGATTGATGGCAGGTTCTCCCGGCAGAACCTCAAGGCCGGGCTTGGTGACCATGCCCACGCCTTTGCCGCCGGTGATCTGCACCGTCCCGGGGTCATCTGTCAGGCCAACCACGGCACCGATCCTGGCCCGGTGGGTAATATCCGGGTCATCCCCGGCATCCTTGACGACCACGGCCCGGACAAAGCCATTGTATGGGGATACCGAATCAACTGGGATCTCAAGTCTCTGACCGTTGAGCAGGTTGATGTTTACCGATCCGGGAATCTGCTTTGTAAACAGGTACACCAGGGCCGCTTTTACCGCCGCCGCGGCCGCCGTGCCCGTGGTAAATCCCTGGCGTAAATTTTTCTTCTCTCTATCCGACAAACCAATATCCCAGTCCCACAAAAACAATACTGACTATCCGGAACCCCTGGCCCATCAATAACATGGAAAGTCCCATGCCCGGTGAAAAAATACCCATATACCGGGGCAGCTGATGCCGGATGGCCCGGATGGGAAACGCGATGATATTGCCCAAAAGCAGCGCAATCACGGTCTGTTTCACGGTGATGGTGCCGGCATCCATCAAAGCGCCTGCTGCGGCAAATCCTGCAGTGAATTCCGAGGCAAAACTTAAGACCACCACGCTTAGGGACTGGGCCGGGACAAACTTTTGCACGGCAAACCGGGTCATAAAGACCTCAACGGCATCAAAGGCACCGACTGCGGTCAGCACGTAAACCACGGTGTAGACCGGAACCACAAAGGCCATCACCCGGGAAAACCGGGCGGGAAACTTTTCTTTTAAAGACTGCATCAACGGCTTTTTCTTTTTTGAAATGTCCTGGGCTTCCCCGGCCTGAGCATCGTCACCCACAACAAGCCCCGGGTTTTGGGCCGCCACAAAAAAGCGCCCGAATAAAACGAACAAAAACGTACGAACACAGGTGGCCAGAAAAGTTAAAAGGAAATAAAGCAACCCTGCCGTACGCGTTAAGGGCACCACAATAAAAAAAGTCATGGGCAGATGCAAAAAAAAAGCCGGGAACTGATTGATGAAGTTGGTCAAAAAAAGCTGACGCCGGGTGATCTGCTTTTCCTTATAAAAATCCAGAAGCATGGCATTGGCCGACACCCCTGAAAAAAAGGCTGCGGTAAATGCCGCAGAACACCGATGTCCCAGGTTGGCAAACCGAAAGACCGGTGCGGCCAGGGCACCCAGTTTACGGGTCCAGCCCGTGTCATCAATGGCCTGCGCTGCCACAAGGCCAATGCAGACAAAGGCCAGCATCCGGGAAAGCGGCAAAAACAGGCGGCCGGGCAGCGTTGCCAAGGTAATGCCATCCACCCAGGCAAGACCCGCGGCAAGCACGGTTCCTGTGATCAACAGCCCGATTAAAAGCGCCGGGCCATTATCCTTTTTTTTCTTAGGATTCAATGAAATGCCCGCTTTTCTTGGATATGATCAGGGTCCAGTAATCGGGTTTCTTCTCCTGAAACACATTAACATTTCGGACAATCTGCTCATCTTCAAGCCCGCATTTGACGATACCCACACTGTTTTCCGCCATGCCTGCCTCATCCAGGGCCTTTGCAATGTCACCGGCATTTTTATACGCTTTAAGAAAAACCACATTGTCCGCATGGTCGCTGATTTCCCGGAACTTGTCCCCGCCCATGACACCGGATAAAAGGGTCATGGACTCCTCGCCTTCCACCAGGGGCGTGTTGATGCGAGCCGCTGCCGCCTGGTAGGAGGTGATGCCCGGAATGGAACAGATCTCAATGTGCGGGGCCAACTTCCGGATAGACTTAAGCAGATATCCGTAAGTGGAGTAGGTCATGCAATCGCCAAGGGTGATAAAGGCGGCATTTTTGCCCTGCTCCAGCACCTCGATGACGGTTCCGGCATTATCCTGCCACACGGTTTCCATGGCCTGCTTGTTCCGGGTCATGGGAAAAGGGAGTATTTGAATGGGCACAGACGCCTTTAAATGGGATTTGGCGATCTCAGCCGCCTGGCTGTGGGAATTTTTTGCAGAGGACGCGGCAAACACCATGTCCACTCGGCTTAAAATGCTAACGGCTTTCAAGGTGATGAAATCCGGATCGCCGGGGCCCACACCAATGCCGTACAAAATGCCTTGGGTCAATTTACGTCCTTTCACCAGTAATCTTATCTCCTGCAATTAGTGCCAACGCATTAATCACACTTGCCGCCACATTGGAGCCGCCTTTGCGGCCCACATTGGAGATATAAGGAATGTTGGTTTCCATCAAGGCTGCCTTGGATTCCGCCGCATTGACGAACCCCACGGGAAGCCCCACAACAAGGGCAGGCCCTGCCTCTTTGTTTTTTATCATGTCCAGCAGATGAAGCAAAGCCGTGGGCGCATTACCCACCACATAAATACCGTTTTCCATCATGTGGGCGGCCTTTTCCACCGCCACACGGGCCCGGGTCACGCCCCTTTCCTTTGCCTGGGTCGCCACCTGGGGATCCGCCATGAGGCATTCACACCTGCCGCCGAAACTTGCTAAAAGGTCTTTGCGGATACCGGTTTTGGCCATATTGGTGTCCGTGACCACGGTGCAGCCGTTCCGGATGGCTTTGATCCCGGCCGCTACAGCGCCGTTGGAGATCCTGACCATCTGCATATATTCAAAATCCGCTGTGGTATGAATCATGCGCCGCACAATGTTCCACGCATCCGGGGCAAAATTGTGGGGACCGGCCTCCGCGTCAATGATGGCAAAGCTTTTTGCTTCAATTTCATGGGGCTTCATTTACAAAAATTTTTCCTTTCTTTCTGATATTGAAAACACGCCTGCACAAAATGTTGCGGCACGTCCGGGTTGCTTTTAAAATGCAGGTGCAGGTAGCTGCCAAGGGTCCGGTTCTTTTCAAAACCCGGCACGACTCGAGTACCGCCGGTACGGTCACAGGCATCATACACACTTTTTTCCCCATGGTCATCCAGGCTGGAGTAATGGAACTCATGTCCCCGGGCGGTAACGCCTGTTGGCCCAAGAATCGTGTCTCGGTTCAACCTAATTTCCCGATATCCAAGGGCCCGCAACCGTTTGGACATACGACAGGTAAACCCAAAACATCCGACCATGTCGTGGTGTTGCCCGTCTAAATCTTCCAGGGTACGGCAAAGGGTCATGAACCCGCCGCACTCGGCATAAATGGGCATATTGTTTTTGCAGGCCAGGGAAACAGCCTGCCTGAATCCAGTATTTTGCGTAAGGGTTGCGGCGTGCAGTTCCGGGTATCCGCCGCCAAGATATAGGCCGTCTATGTTGTCCGGCAGATTGGGTTCGAAAAGTGGCGAGAAATAAATAATCTGTGCCCCGGCCTGTTCCAGCAGCTCTATATTTTCAGGATAATAGAAACAGAATGCCGCATCCCGGGCCACCGCGATACGCACAAATGCCGGTTTCTGTTCCAGGGGCGTCGGCGAATCCACAGGAACCCAAGGCAGTGACTCCAGCAGCGCATCAAGATCCATGCAATTTTCTACCAGATCGGCCAGGGCATCTTGCATCTGATCGCCAAGGCCATGGTCGTCACTGGTGACAAGGCCTAAATGCCGGGAAGGAATTTCAATGTCCGAATTCCGACCCACCCCGCCAAGACACGGCATTTTCACATTACCTTCCAAAGCCTGGGTCAGATAGTCCAGATGGATGGCACTACCCACCTTGTTGAACAACACTCCGGTGAATTTAAGGTCCGGGTCAAAATTTTCAAATCCCTGGACCAGGGCCCCGGCACTGCGGGCCATGCTCCGGGCATCCACCACCAGAAGCACGGGCAAATCCAGCCATTTGGCCAGCTGGGCTGTCGAACCG encodes the following:
- a CDS encoding nucleoside recognition protein; the protein is MNPKKKKDNGPALLIGLLITGTVLAAGLAWVDGITLATLPGRLFLPLSRMLAFVCIGLVAAQAIDDTGWTRKLGALAAPVFRFANLGHRCSAAFTAAFFSGVSANAMLLDFYKEKQITRRQLFLTNFINQFPAFFLHLPMTFFIVVPLTRTAGLLYFLLTFLATCVRTFLFVLFGRFFVAAQNPGLVVGDDAQAGEAQDISKKKKPLMQSLKEKFPARFSRVMAFVVPVYTVVYVLTAVGAFDAVEVFMTRFAVQKFVPAQSLSVVVLSFASEFTAGFAAAGALMDAGTITVKQTVIALLLGNIIAFPIRAIRHQLPRYMGIFSPGMGLSMLLMGQGFRIVSIVFVGLGYWFVG
- a CDS encoding cobyrinate a,c-diamide synthase; the encoded protein is MKGLVVAGVHSGCGKTTITLGLMAAFKRRGVRVAPFKAGPDFIDPGHHTAITGIAGRNLDGWMLKKSTNLDIFRQHTGQADLAVVEGVMGLFDGYDGRSEAGSTAQLAKWLDLPVLLVVDARSMARSAGALVQGFENFDPDLKFTGVLFNKVGSAIHLDYLTQALEGNVKMPCLGGVGRNSDIEIPSRHLGLVTSDDHGLGDQMQDALADLVENCMDLDALLESLPWVPVDSPTPLEQKPAFVRIAVARDAAFCFYYPENIELLEQAGAQIIYFSPLFEPNLPDNIDGLYLGGGYPELHAATLTQNTGFRQAVSLACKNNMPIYAECGGFMTLCRTLEDLDGQHHDMVGCFGFTCRMSKRLRALGYREIRLNRDTILGPTGVTARGHEFHYSSLDDHGEKSVYDACDRTGGTRVVPGFEKNRTLGSYLHLHFKSNPDVPQHFVQACFQYQKERKNFCK
- the cbiD gene encoding cobalt-precorrin-5B (C(1))-methyltransferase CbiD, with the protein product MSDREKKNLRQGFTTGTAAAAAVKAALVYLFTKQIPGSVNINLLNGQRLEIPVDSVSPYNGFVRAVVVKDAGDDPDITHRARIGAVVGLTDDPGTVQITGGKGVGMVTKPGLEVLPGEPAINPGPRKMIRESALQMLTRYYNHAGVSAEIFVENGEVLAERTLNRRLGIEGGLSILGTTGLVKPLSHEAYTATIRSAMSVARACGCDHVVLTTGRRSERFSQIFFTDLYNLHPEAFIQIGDFFGMSMESLAENKIPNATLAVFFGKALKIAQGFVHTHAAKADLTMDWLADVVSDETGNKTLAREVASANTARHAFGMLWPGYPDVLEKVGAAMIRSAEKFCPAPCRFRVVIYDFEGTIAFDSHRMKKSR
- a CDS encoding precorrin-8X methylmutase, which encodes MKPHEIEAKSFAIIDAEAGPHNFAPDAWNIVRRMIHTTADFEYMQMVRISNGAVAAGIKAIRNGCTVVTDTNMAKTGIRKDLLASFGGRCECLMADPQVATQAKERGVTRARVAVEKAAHMMENGIYVVGNAPTALLHLLDMIKNKEAGPALVVGLPVGFVNAAESKAALMETNIPYISNVGRKGGSNVAASVINALALIAGDKITGERT
- the cobI gene encoding precorrin-2 C(20)-methyltransferase; the encoded protein is MKGRKLTQGILYGIGVGPGDPDFITLKAVSILSRVDMVFAASSAKNSHSQAAEIAKSHLKASVPIQILPFPMTRNKQAMETVWQDNAGTVIEVLEQGKNAAFITLGDCMTYSTYGYLLKSIRKLAPHIEICSIPGITSYQAAAARINTPLVEGEESMTLLSGVMGGDKFREISDHADNVVFLKAYKNAGDIAKALDEAGMAENSVGIVKCGLEDEQIVRNVNVFQEKKPDYWTLIISKKSGHFIES
- a CDS encoding SPFH domain-containing protein, with protein sequence METQENWEEKPPKQIHPTSELMKKVRLPKSNFKIPRTIKILMVLVILVGLAYGSFLEYIRPYEYGIKVNKIGFHRGVQKKVYETGLYLVLPFGIQEMHKLPRALQVLELTNSTQSAAYDTRIEKAAHIQTSDGFFVDMDVSIIYRISDPYKVFTDIGPGRLFEDNGIIPKTEPALKNNMGKLTTEEFFNSPMRVEKALAAKQELNEELKDKGIFVEHVLVRYFQYSDEIQKNIEEKKLKDQLVFKNQAEARAAIEGAKLTKIEQEGKVRVSVEIEKGKAYVTRKQAEKDLYYRKKVAEADLLVKLAEAEQIRLKNEALQGKGAERMVGLKMAEVYKGIDVVILPSDGPSGVNPLDLNNALELFDVRSKGGDR
- a CDS encoding SPFH domain-containing protein codes for the protein MKKLILLLAVMVMLAGCVPHSTDSTEVGVRTIKFSFLGKKGVEEKYYAPGSTYFFMPFINDWHTFDTKLQNLEMTYDANKDDRRNRDDLLFKTIDGNDISLDVIIVYKIDPAKAPYILQNVAKDDMDLRQRIVRTIARSKPRDIFGELTTEEFYVAASRGDQARKTKEYLQKMFNPMGIVIEKVLTKDYRFNPKYQKAIEDKKVADQLVEKNKSAQHAAQEEYIRKLEEARGEVNGMIADVDGEFMKSKIEADVYHEKQQLLAQAIKAEGEAQAKGIQEMNNAMASAGGEALVKLKIAEALQGKKLILLPVSEGGMNLKTTNINELIRTMGVKKLAE
- a CDS encoding tRNA (cytidine(34)-2'-O)-methyltransferase, whose translation is MIKLNIVLLEPEIPQNTGNIGRTCNAMGACLHLIEPLGFSIEDKYLKRAGLDYWKELNVKSYINYTDFLVRNPQGQKVFLSKKATIPCDRFCYSDNIYLIFGKESVGLPEKMLKENVNSCVRVPMSSGSRSLNIANTVAIISYEVMRQHSFLGLDVGVVDAS